The DNA region ATAATCATCTTTTGTCTTTAAAGAAGCCTTTATCTGTGCTACTCTCTTTGATTGTTACAGTCAGGAAGTTTGTTGTCACATCAGTAACTATAACTTTCTCCACATTGCAGAAGGAGGGTCTCCAAGCATCTCCCTCCTCTGGCTCTCCAAATATGCGTGAAACTGGAATTTTGGCAATTAGTGAAGGCTGTTTGCTGGTGGAATCACCATGTTCAAATTTTCTTCGTTTTGAATGGTGCTTCAGGTGTTTATGGTGAAAGTGGTGTGTCTGTGGGTTAGTCCTGTGGCCTTGTAAGTCTGCACTAACTCTATTGGAATGCAAACTCCACTCTGGAGAAATGTGCTGGGTACTTCTGCTCAGAGCAactctgttttgtttgtgtgaaAAGGTAGCATCCATGTGCTTGTGAGATATCTTAATTCTCCCACTTATTTCTGAGcatctctcttcctcttctcccaAACCTAACTTTGCCATTTTGGAAGGAATGCTTGCCATGGTTTCGTCTGCTGCTCTTTTTGAATGCTCTGGATGTAAGGAGCTTGTATAGCCATCTGTGAAGCGTAATTTGGGTTTCCGTCCTCTCTTTTTTGGGGAGAGGGTAAAAGCATCAGTGCTGGGTCTGGGTGAGTGTGGAAAACG from Carassius auratus strain Wakin chromosome 6, ASM336829v1, whole genome shotgun sequence includes:
- the cbx8b gene encoding chromobox protein homolog 8b, whose amino-acid sequence is MELSAVGERVFAAESIIKRRIRRGRMEYLVKWKGWSPKYSTWEPEENILDSRLFVAFEEREREREIFGPKKRGPKLKTFLLKAQAKEKEKSYEFRNESSSGIAYPSPEPVIAPRAREGLRAVVPTIFPPSTVNRGESIRIPPPEPREHRFPHSPRPSTDAFTLSPKKRGRKPKLRFTDGYTSSLHPEHSKRAADETMASIPSKMAKLGLGEEEERCSEISGRIKISHKHMDATFSHKQNRVALSRSTQHISPEWSLHSNRVSADLQGHRTNPQTHHFHHKHLKHHSKRRKFEHGDSTSKQPSLIAKIPVSRIFGEPEEGDAWRPSFCNVEKVIVTDVTTNFLTVTIKESSTDKGFFKDKR